From a single Bacillus gobiensis genomic region:
- a CDS encoding polysaccharide deacetylase family protein, whose amino-acid sequence MKRKVTAFVCFLFILFVSIQTIIDIPSLFIIGKTPNENTTPAVSRNPLYLEISNEAGKYERKPQDAKVDQIWKAIPGYNGIKVNVEKSYQKMKKNGTFDKELLVYDQIKPRIHLNDLGSAPIYKGHPDKPMVTFLINVAWGNEYLEKMLPVLKKHQVKATFFLEGKWTKNNPELAKKIVKAGHEIGNHSYNHPDMSKLTKNRIAEQLTSTNSQIKETLGVTVKWFAPPSGSYRQDVVEIASSKGMGTIMWTVDTIDWRKPSPDVLINRVLSKVHNGAMILMHPTASSSRSLESLIIQLKKKGYSLGTVTDLMDETRIIN is encoded by the coding sequence ATAAAAAGAAAAGTGACTGCGTTCGTCTGTTTTTTGTTTATTTTATTTGTCAGCATTCAAACCATAATCGATATCCCTTCTTTATTCATAATTGGCAAAACTCCTAATGAAAATACAACGCCCGCAGTTAGCCGAAACCCACTATATTTGGAGATTTCAAACGAAGCGGGAAAATATGAAAGAAAACCTCAAGATGCAAAGGTCGATCAAATTTGGAAAGCGATACCCGGATACAATGGCATAAAAGTAAATGTGGAAAAATCTTATCAGAAAATGAAGAAGAATGGCACATTTGATAAAGAATTGCTAGTATATGACCAAATCAAGCCGCGCATTCATTTAAATGACCTGGGTTCAGCTCCAATCTATAAAGGACATCCTGATAAACCTATGGTGACCTTTTTAATTAATGTTGCCTGGGGCAATGAGTACTTAGAAAAAATGCTTCCAGTATTAAAAAAACATCAAGTGAAAGCGACGTTTTTTCTTGAGGGAAAATGGACGAAAAATAATCCTGAGCTTGCAAAAAAAATCGTGAAAGCCGGGCACGAAATCGGAAACCATTCATACAATCATCCAGATATGAGCAAACTGACAAAGAATCGAATTGCGGAACAGTTAACCAGCACAAATAGCCAGATTAAAGAAACACTTGGAGTGACAGTGAAATGGTTTGCGCCCCCGAGCGGCAGCTACCGGCAAGATGTGGTTGAGATTGCGTCCAGCAAGGGCATGGGAACCATTATGTGGACAGTGGATACGATCGATTGGCGAAAGCCGTCACCGGATGTGTTAATCAACCGAGTATTAAGCAAAGTACATAATGGAGCTATGATATTGATGCATCCTACAGCTTCTTCATCAAGAAGCCTTGAATCACTTATCATTCAACTAAAAAAGAAAGGCTACTCACTCGGAACCGTTACGGATTTAATGGATGAAACTAGAATCATTAATTAA
- the pnp gene encoding polyribonucleotide nucleotidyltransferase: MGQDKHVFTLDWAGRTLTVETGQLAKQANGAVMIRYGETAVLSTATASKEPKAVSFFPLTVNYEERLYAVGKIPGGFIKREGRPSEKAILASRLIDRPIRPLFADGFRNEVQVVSIVMSVDQDCSSEMAAMFGSSLALCVSDIPFEGPIAGVTVGRVNGEMIINPNVKQLEESDIHLIVAGTKDAINMVEAGADEVPEEVMLEAIMFGHEEIKRLIAFQEEIAAAIGKEKAKIDLYEIDSQLVSEVKSVAEKDLLAAIKVHEKHAREDAITEVKNQVVAKFEEEEHDEATINQVKDILSKLVKDEVRRLITEEKIRPDGRGLEEIRPLSSEVGLLSRTHGSGLFTRGQTQALSICTLGALGDVQILDGLGVEESKRFMHHYNFPQFSVGETGPMRGPGRREIGHGALGERALEPVIPSEKDFPYTVRLVSEVLESNGSTSQASICASTLAMMDAGVPIKAPVAGIAMGLVKSGDFYSVLTDIQGMEDALGDMDFKVAGTANGVTALQMDIKIEGLSREILEEALQQAKIGRMEILKSMLATLGESRTELSPYAPKILTMYINPDKIRDVIGPSGKQINKIIEDTGVKIDIEQDGTIFISSTDESMNQKAKKIIEDLVREVEVGQMYLGKVKRIEKFGAFVELFSGKDGLVHISELALERVGKVEDVVKIGDEILVKVTEIDKQGRVNLSRKVVLREQKEKEEQNS, translated from the coding sequence ATGGGACAAGATAAACATGTCTTTACCTTAGACTGGGCCGGAAGAACATTAACTGTTGAAACCGGCCAGCTGGCAAAACAAGCAAACGGCGCAGTAATGATCCGATATGGGGAAACAGCTGTTCTTAGTACAGCAACTGCCTCTAAGGAGCCGAAAGCGGTCAGCTTCTTTCCTTTAACAGTAAATTACGAGGAAAGGCTTTATGCAGTCGGTAAAATCCCCGGAGGATTTATTAAGAGAGAAGGAAGGCCAAGTGAAAAAGCAATATTGGCAAGTCGTTTAATTGACCGTCCGATTCGGCCATTGTTTGCAGACGGATTCCGAAATGAAGTACAGGTCGTCAGCATCGTAATGAGTGTGGATCAGGATTGTTCTTCAGAAATGGCAGCCATGTTCGGCTCATCTCTCGCTCTGTGTGTTTCAGATATTCCATTTGAAGGCCCGATTGCCGGAGTGACTGTAGGAAGAGTAAACGGTGAAATGATCATTAATCCCAATGTCAAACAGCTGGAAGAAAGCGATATCCATTTAATCGTTGCCGGGACGAAGGATGCCATTAACATGGTTGAAGCTGGTGCTGATGAAGTGCCTGAAGAAGTCATGCTTGAAGCAATTATGTTCGGCCATGAGGAAATTAAGCGATTAATTGCGTTCCAAGAAGAAATCGCGGCGGCAATTGGGAAAGAAAAAGCAAAAATTGACCTCTATGAAATTGATTCACAGCTCGTAAGCGAAGTGAAATCGGTCGCAGAAAAAGATTTGCTAGCTGCGATCAAGGTACACGAAAAGCATGCCCGCGAAGATGCAATTACTGAAGTGAAAAATCAAGTTGTTGCAAAGTTTGAAGAAGAAGAACATGATGAAGCAACGATTAATCAAGTAAAGGATATCCTTTCAAAACTTGTGAAAGACGAAGTTCGCCGTCTCATTACAGAAGAAAAAATCCGTCCGGATGGAAGGGGTCTTGAAGAAATTCGCCCACTGTCATCCGAGGTTGGGCTGCTTTCGCGCACCCACGGTTCAGGATTATTTACAAGGGGACAGACCCAAGCGCTCAGTATTTGTACGTTAGGTGCTCTTGGGGACGTTCAAATTTTGGATGGCCTTGGCGTAGAAGAATCAAAACGGTTTATGCACCACTACAACTTTCCGCAATTCAGTGTCGGTGAAACAGGTCCAATGCGCGGGCCAGGACGACGTGAAATCGGCCACGGTGCATTAGGTGAGCGGGCACTTGAGCCTGTGATCCCTTCCGAAAAGGATTTCCCATACACCGTGCGTCTAGTGTCAGAGGTATTGGAATCTAATGGATCGACGTCCCAGGCAAGTATTTGCGCCAGCACATTGGCTATGATGGACGCCGGAGTTCCAATCAAAGCACCGGTTGCCGGAATTGCTATGGGTCTCGTCAAATCAGGCGATTTTTACTCAGTCCTTACAGACATTCAAGGAATGGAAGACGCATTAGGCGACATGGACTTTAAAGTGGCCGGTACTGCAAACGGGGTAACTGCCCTGCAAATGGACATTAAGATTGAAGGATTGTCCAGAGAGATTTTAGAAGAAGCGCTTCAGCAAGCTAAAATCGGCAGAATGGAAATTTTAAAAAGCATGCTGGCAACTCTTGGTGAATCCAGGACGGAGCTCTCTCCTTATGCACCGAAAATCTTAACGATGTATATTAATCCTGATAAAATCCGTGATGTTATCGGACCAAGCGGAAAACAAATTAATAAAATCATCGAAGATACCGGTGTGAAAATTGATATTGAACAAGATGGAACCATTTTTATCTCATCTACTGATGAAAGCATGAATCAAAAAGCTAAAAAAATCATTGAAGATTTGGTGAGAGAAGTTGAAGTGGGGCAAATGTATCTTGGAAAAGTCAAACGCATTGAAAAATTCGGTGCCTTTGTTGAACTTTTCAGCGGAAAAGACGGTCTTGTTCACATATCTGAACTCGCGCTTGAGCGTGTAGGGAAAGTTGAAGATGTTGTCAAAATCGGTGATGAAATCCTGGTTAAAGTAACCGAAATTGACAAGCAAGGAAGAGTAAACCTGTCCCGCAAAGTTGTATTAAGAGAACAAAAAGAAAAAGAAGAGCAAAACTCCTAA
- the infB gene encoding translation initiation factor IF-2, translating to MAKMRVYEYAKTINVSSKDILTTLKDLDMEVNNHMAMIDENVIKQLDGKFKTNGGSPAGKQSAPDKKQGAQPNKVQQITANQNKNRNGKKNDVQNIQNNNKNKKNNKNNKKNNKRNNNQQNNFKQPKPVKALPEKITFTNSKSVGALAEELGREPSEIIKKLMLLGVMATINQDLDKDTVELIAAEYGVEVEEVIVLEETELEKYEEPETEENLEIRPPVVTIMGHVDHGKTTLLDSIRKTKVALGEAGGITQHIGAYQIEDDGKKITFLDTPGHAAFTTMRARGAEVTDITILVVAADDGVMPQTVEAINHAKAAEVPIIVAVNKIDKPGANPDRVMQELTEHGLVPESWGGETIFVPLSALNGEGIDELIEMILLVSEVEELKADPNRRAKGTVIEAELDKGRGSVATLLVQTGTLNVGDPIVVGNSFGRVRAMVNDIGRRVKTAGPSTPVEITGLNDVPNAGDQFLVFKDEKTARQVGEARASKQMEEQRSDKAKLSLDDLFEQIKQGDVKDINLVVKADVQGSAEALTASLQKIEVEGVKVKIIHTGVGAITESDIILASASNAIVIGFNVRPDGNAKKTADSENVDIRLHRIIYKVIEEIESAMKGMLDPEYEEKVIGQVEVRQTFKVSRIGTIAGGYVTEGSITRDSGIRLIRDGVVIYEGEVDVLKRYKDDVKEVSQGYECGITIKKYNDIREGDVLEAYVMQEIERK from the coding sequence ATGGCTAAAATGAGAGTTTATGAATACGCGAAAACAATAAATGTATCAAGCAAGGATATTTTAACGACTCTGAAAGATTTGGATATGGAAGTAAACAACCATATGGCTATGATCGATGAGAATGTTATCAAACAGTTGGATGGGAAATTTAAAACAAACGGCGGATCGCCTGCCGGAAAACAATCTGCCCCTGATAAAAAGCAGGGAGCGCAACCGAACAAAGTCCAACAGATTACTGCAAATCAAAACAAAAACCGCAACGGAAAGAAGAATGACGTGCAAAATATACAAAATAACAACAAAAACAAGAAAAACAATAAAAACAACAAAAAAAATAATAAACGAAATAATAATCAACAAAATAATTTTAAGCAGCCAAAGCCTGTAAAAGCACTTCCTGAAAAAATCACTTTTACAAACAGCAAATCGGTGGGGGCACTGGCAGAAGAATTAGGCAGAGAGCCTTCTGAAATCATTAAAAAACTTATGCTGCTTGGTGTTATGGCTACAATCAACCAAGACCTCGATAAAGATACGGTAGAGCTTATCGCTGCAGAATACGGCGTTGAAGTAGAAGAAGTCATTGTTTTGGAAGAAACCGAGCTTGAAAAATATGAAGAGCCTGAAACGGAAGAGAATCTAGAGATCAGGCCGCCGGTTGTTACGATTATGGGACACGTCGACCACGGGAAAACGACTTTGCTTGACAGCATCCGGAAAACGAAGGTCGCCCTTGGAGAAGCTGGCGGTATTACCCAGCATATCGGTGCCTACCAAATTGAAGATGACGGCAAAAAAATTACGTTCCTTGATACCCCGGGACACGCAGCATTTACAACGATGCGTGCTCGCGGAGCGGAAGTAACTGACATTACAATATTAGTGGTAGCTGCGGACGACGGCGTAATGCCGCAAACTGTGGAGGCAATTAACCATGCAAAAGCTGCCGAAGTTCCTATTATTGTAGCTGTAAACAAAATAGACAAACCTGGAGCAAATCCAGATCGCGTGATGCAAGAGCTGACTGAGCATGGGCTCGTGCCTGAAAGCTGGGGCGGAGAAACGATCTTTGTACCTCTTTCTGCATTAAATGGAGAAGGTATTGATGAATTAATCGAAATGATTCTTCTTGTGAGTGAAGTAGAAGAATTGAAGGCTGACCCTAATCGCAGGGCAAAAGGAACCGTCATTGAAGCTGAGCTTGATAAAGGCCGCGGCTCAGTCGCAACGCTTTTAGTTCAGACAGGAACGCTTAACGTTGGAGATCCTATCGTTGTCGGAAATTCCTTCGGCCGCGTCCGTGCGATGGTAAACGACATTGGCAGACGTGTGAAAACGGCCGGTCCATCTACCCCTGTTGAAATAACAGGTTTAAATGATGTTCCGAATGCTGGCGACCAGTTCCTAGTATTTAAAGACGAAAAAACAGCCCGTCAAGTAGGAGAGGCGCGTGCTTCGAAACAAATGGAAGAGCAGCGATCTGATAAAGCGAAGCTCAGCTTAGATGATTTGTTTGAACAAATCAAGCAGGGGGACGTTAAGGATATTAATCTTGTCGTGAAAGCTGACGTTCAAGGTTCTGCCGAAGCCCTTACCGCATCCCTTCAAAAAATCGAAGTAGAAGGCGTCAAGGTAAAAATCATTCACACAGGCGTTGGAGCGATCACCGAATCGGATATTATTTTAGCTTCTGCTTCAAATGCGATTGTAATCGGCTTTAACGTTCGTCCGGATGGCAATGCCAAAAAAACGGCAGATTCTGAAAACGTCGATATCCGTCTTCACCGGATCATTTATAAAGTCATTGAGGAAATTGAGTCCGCAATGAAAGGGATGCTTGATCCAGAATACGAGGAAAAAGTGATCGGCCAAGTGGAAGTCCGCCAAACGTTTAAAGTGTCCAGAATCGGAACAATTGCCGGTGGATACGTGACAGAAGGCTCGATTACTAGAGACAGCGGGATCCGCTTGATTCGTGACGGCGTTGTTATTTATGAAGGCGAAGTAGACGTCTTGAAACGCTATAAAGATGACGTAAAGGAAGTATCACAAGGATACGAATGCGGAATCACAATAAAAAAATACAATGATATACGGGAAGGCGATGTACTAGAGGCGTATGTCATGCAAGAAATTGAAAGAAAATGA
- the ribF gene encoding bifunctional riboflavin kinase/FAD synthetase, producing MKTIHISHPHSFTRGDLPETVMALGYFDGVHLGHQKVIQTAKDIAELEKRKTAVMTFYPHPTSVLKKESEPKDVITPIREKERLIESLGVDILYIVEFTPIFASLTPQEFVDNYIINLNVKHITAGFDFSFGHMGKGNMENFPSFSRDAVKSTTVKRLSRDDSKISSTLIRQALKSGDVQLAAELLGRPHYVKGTVIHGDKRGRTIGFPTANTELSDPYIVPPTGVYSVIAELDGKAIKGVCNIGYKPTFKKERASLPSIEVHLFNFDEMIYGKELTINWMKRIRSEQKFNGINELIEQISKDKEQAYEDLKRFDEKLPMCKSSERTT from the coding sequence GTGAAGACAATACATATTTCTCATCCTCATTCATTTACCCGGGGGGATCTCCCAGAGACTGTCATGGCATTAGGCTATTTTGACGGTGTTCACCTTGGCCACCAAAAAGTCATTCAAACAGCCAAGGACATCGCAGAGCTGGAAAAGCGAAAGACGGCAGTCATGACGTTCTACCCTCATCCAACATCCGTTTTAAAAAAGGAAAGCGAGCCGAAGGATGTTATCACTCCCATTCGGGAAAAAGAACGTTTGATTGAGTCATTAGGTGTTGATATCCTTTATATTGTTGAATTTACTCCTATTTTTGCATCGCTTACTCCCCAGGAATTTGTCGATAACTATATCATAAACTTGAATGTGAAGCACATCACAGCAGGTTTTGATTTTTCATTTGGTCACATGGGGAAAGGAAACATGGAGAATTTCCCTTCATTTTCAAGGGATGCCGTCAAAAGTACGACAGTAAAAAGATTGAGCCGCGATGACAGCAAAATAAGCTCAACCTTAATTCGACAAGCATTGAAGAGCGGGGACGTACAGCTGGCTGCAGAGCTGCTTGGCAGGCCGCACTACGTAAAAGGCACAGTTATTCACGGTGATAAGAGGGGGAGGACGATCGGTTTTCCGACAGCCAATACCGAACTTTCAGATCCATATATTGTCCCGCCGACAGGTGTTTATTCGGTAATAGCTGAATTGGACGGCAAGGCGATTAAAGGTGTTTGTAATATAGGTTATAAGCCAACTTTTAAAAAAGAGCGGGCCTCTTTGCCCTCTATTGAAGTTCACTTATTTAACTTCGATGAAATGATTTATGGAAAAGAATTAACGATCAATTGGATGAAGAGAATCAGAAGTGAACAAAAATTTAATGGCATTAATGAATTAATTGAGCAAATCTCAAAAGATAAGGAACAAGCATACGAAGATTTAAAACGCTTTGATGAAAAGCTTCCGATGTGCAAAAGTTCTGAGAGAACAACTTGA
- the rbfA gene encoding 30S ribosome-binding factor RbfA: MSIRATRIGEQMKKELGDIIGRKLKDPRIGFITVTDVRVTGDLQNAKVYISVLGNEEQREATLRSLAKAKGFIRSEIGNRIRLRKTPELSFEFDESIDYGNRIETLIHEINDDKDTEK; the protein is encoded by the coding sequence ATGAGTATTAGAGCCACCCGTATTGGTGAACAAATGAAAAAAGAATTAGGCGACATCATTGGAAGAAAGCTTAAAGACCCAAGAATCGGCTTTATAACTGTTACAGATGTCAGAGTCACCGGCGATTTGCAAAATGCAAAAGTGTATATCTCAGTTCTTGGAAATGAAGAACAGAGAGAAGCGACCCTTCGCAGCCTTGCAAAAGCAAAAGGGTTTATACGGTCTGAAATTGGAAACAGGATCAGGCTTAGAAAAACGCCAGAACTTTCGTTTGAATTTGACGAGTCGATTGATTACGGGAATCGAATCGAAACACTTATTCACGAAATTAACGATGATAAAGATACAGAAAAATAG
- the rimP gene encoding ribosome maturation factor RimP, translating to MSKKVIDIVEEMVLPILQNLQLELVDVEFVKEGQNWFLRVFIDSENGVDIEECANVSEALSEKLDKADPIKQNYFLEVSSPGAERPLKKRADFEKSISKNVYIKTYEPIDGVKVFEGELSGFDGEVVTVTIKIKTRKKQINIPYEKIASARLAVSFH from the coding sequence ATGAGCAAAAAAGTAATTGATATTGTTGAAGAGATGGTTCTGCCTATCCTGCAAAATCTCCAGCTTGAACTTGTAGACGTTGAGTTTGTCAAAGAAGGTCAAAACTGGTTCCTTCGTGTATTTATTGATTCGGAAAACGGTGTGGACATTGAAGAGTGCGCGAATGTAAGCGAAGCATTAAGCGAAAAGCTTGACAAGGCAGACCCTATCAAGCAAAATTATTTTCTTGAGGTTTCCTCGCCCGGAGCTGAACGTCCGTTGAAAAAAAGGGCAGACTTTGAAAAATCCATTTCAAAAAACGTTTACATAAAAACGTATGAACCGATTGACGGAGTAAAGGTCTTTGAAGGAGAACTGAGCGGATTTGACGGGGAAGTAGTAACTGTCACAATCAAGATCAAAACGAGAAAAAAACAAATCAACATTCCTTATGAAAAAATCGCAAGTGCAAGATTGGCTGTTTCATTCCATTAA
- a CDS encoding YlxQ family RNA-binding protein — MDNNNWFPLLGLAYRARKVVTGEESVIKEIRSTSAKIVLLSDDASANTAKKVTDKCKYYNIPYKRVSNREILGQAIGKDSRVVVAVTDQGFAKKLLNLLD; from the coding sequence ATGGATAATAACAACTGGTTTCCCTTGCTGGGTCTAGCATATCGGGCACGGAAGGTCGTTACTGGTGAAGAGTCAGTCATTAAAGAAATTCGGAGTACCTCTGCAAAAATCGTATTGCTTAGTGATGACGCTTCAGCAAATACGGCTAAAAAAGTAACGGACAAATGCAAATACTACAATATTCCTTATAAACGAGTATCAAACCGCGAGATTCTTGGCCAGGCAATCGGCAAGGATTCGAGAGTTGTGGTAGCCGTCACTGACCAAGGATTTGCGAAAAAGTTACTAAACTTGCTCGATTAA
- a CDS encoding DUF503 domain-containing protein, translating into MIGCVTCECMIYDASSLKDKRSVLKRIITRVRAKFNVSISEVDYQDTWQRTSLAIAAVSSSRVQTEKELQKVLDFIDSFPEIERTITETEWF; encoded by the coding sequence ATGATCGGCTGCGTCACATGTGAATGCATGATATATGATGCGTCATCCTTAAAGGATAAACGTTCGGTGCTCAAGCGGATTATCACAAGAGTCCGAGCAAAGTTCAATGTGTCAATTTCTGAAGTTGATTATCAGGACACTTGGCAAAGGACCAGTCTTGCAATTGCAGCGGTATCTTCTTCTCGCGTTCAAACGGAAAAGGAATTACAGAAAGTATTGGACTTTATCGATTCCTTTCCGGAAATTGAACGGACAATTACCGAAACTGAATGGTTTTAA
- the nusA gene encoding transcription termination factor NusA: MSSELLDALTVLEKEKGISKEIIIDAIEAALISAYKRNFNQAQNVRVDLNRVSGTIRVFARKDVVDEVYDPRLEISIDDSRKINPNYISGDVVEIEVTPKDFGRIAAQTAKQVVTQRVREAERGVIYNEFIDREEDIMTGIVQRIDHKFIYVSLGKIEAILPVNEQMPNESYKPHDRIKVFITKVEKTTKGPQIYVSRTHPGLLKRLFEIEVPEIYDGTVELMSVAREAGDRSKISVRTDDPDVDPVGSCVGPKGQRVQAIVNELKGEKIDIVQWSNDPVEFVANALSPSKVIEVLVNEEDKATTVIVPDYQLSLAIGKRGQNARLAAKLTNWKIDIKSETDAAELGLLSNEQDEFVSEAPSSEQDE, translated from the coding sequence ATGAGCAGTGAATTGTTGGATGCCCTGACTGTTCTAGAAAAAGAAAAAGGGATCAGTAAAGAAATTATTATCGATGCCATTGAGGCGGCTTTGATCTCGGCTTACAAACGAAACTTTAACCAGGCTCAAAATGTCCGCGTCGATCTAAATCGCGTAAGCGGAACAATTAGGGTATTTGCTAGAAAAGACGTCGTCGATGAAGTATATGATCCGAGGCTAGAGATTTCTATCGACGACTCCAGAAAGATTAATCCGAATTATATAAGCGGTGATGTCGTAGAAATTGAAGTAACACCAAAGGATTTCGGCCGGATTGCAGCCCAAACTGCAAAACAGGTGGTTACCCAGCGTGTAAGAGAAGCCGAGCGCGGAGTAATTTATAATGAATTCATCGATCGCGAAGAGGACATAATGACAGGCATTGTTCAGAGAATCGATCATAAATTCATTTATGTTTCGTTAGGAAAAATTGAAGCGATTTTACCGGTAAATGAACAAATGCCGAACGAAAGCTATAAACCGCATGATCGGATAAAAGTATTTATCACAAAAGTGGAGAAAACGACGAAAGGTCCGCAAATCTACGTTTCTAGAACACATCCTGGACTTTTGAAGCGATTATTTGAAATTGAAGTACCGGAAATTTATGATGGAACAGTGGAACTTATGTCAGTTGCAAGAGAAGCTGGCGACCGTTCAAAAATTTCCGTCCGTACAGATGATCCTGATGTCGATCCGGTAGGCTCCTGTGTTGGACCGAAAGGACAGCGAGTTCAAGCCATTGTAAATGAGCTGAAAGGCGAAAAAATCGATATTGTCCAATGGTCAAATGATCCAGTGGAATTTGTGGCCAATGCTTTAAGCCCATCAAAGGTGATCGAGGTTCTCGTCAATGAGGAGGACAAAGCGACAACTGTGATCGTACCGGATTACCAGCTTTCATTAGCCATAGGTAAAAGGGGGCAAAATGCCCGTCTTGCAGCGAAGCTAACAAACTGGAAAATCGATATTAAGAGCGAGACGGATGCTGCAGAGCTAGGTTTATTATCAAACGAACAGGACGAATTTGTTTCTGAAGCTCCATCTTCCGAACAGGATGAATAA
- the rpsO gene encoding 30S ribosomal protein S15 yields MAITQERKNQLISEFKTHESDTGSPEVQIAILTDSINNLNEHLRTHKKDHHSRRGLLKMVGKRRNLLTYLRNKDVTRYRELINKLGLRR; encoded by the coding sequence ATGGCCATTACTCAAGAGCGTAAAAATCAACTCATCAGTGAGTTCAAAACTCATGAATCTGACACTGGTTCTCCAGAGGTTCAGATTGCTATCCTAACAGATTCGATTAACAATTTGAACGAGCACCTACGCACACACAAAAAAGATCACCATTCACGTCGCGGTCTTTTAAAAATGGTAGGGAAACGCCGTAATCTGTTAACGTACTTACGTAATAAAGACGTAACACGTTATCGTGAGTTAATCAATAAACTAGGTTTACGTCGATAA
- the rnpM gene encoding RNase P modulator RnpM — protein MKSKKKIPLRKCIVTGEMMPKKELIRIVRSKEGDISVDPTGKKNGRGAYLTLTEESILTAQKKNILSKQFQTKIDDEIYDQLLELAKKGNNANG, from the coding sequence GTGAAAAGCAAGAAAAAAATTCCTTTGCGAAAATGTATCGTGACAGGAGAAATGATGCCTAAAAAGGAACTCATCCGAATTGTCAGATCCAAAGAAGGAGACATATCCGTCGATCCTACTGGCAAAAAAAATGGCCGTGGCGCGTATTTGACACTTACTGAAGAAAGTATTCTCACGGCGCAGAAAAAAAATATCCTGTCAAAACAATTTCAAACAAAAATTGATGATGAGATATACGATCAATTATTAGAATTAGCGAAAAAGGGAAACAATGCAAATGGATAA
- the truB gene encoding tRNA pseudouridine(55) synthase TruB: MNGVLLLHKPVGWTSHDCVMKVRKLFQTKKAGHTGTLDPEVEGVLPICIGKATKIVEYLTEKSKSYDAEVTLGISTTTEDQTGDIITKKPVATTISEAMIDDVLEKLTGNISQIPPMYSAVKVNGKKLYEYARAGIEIERPERTVTIHELKRTSDINQNDSKVSFRFRVHCSKGTYVRTLAVTIGEMLGYPAHMSHLVRTASGDFTLDECVTFEEIIEKIETGVKDDLLLPIERALNHLPKWVISDTLAKKVENGAVLEIPEQFRNLGESDRVVIYSKEGLCMAIYQLHPSKPGLLKPAKVLAGNS, from the coding sequence TTGAATGGAGTACTTCTTTTACATAAGCCGGTCGGTTGGACATCTCATGATTGTGTTATGAAGGTGCGTAAACTCTTCCAAACGAAAAAAGCAGGCCATACCGGCACGCTTGACCCTGAAGTTGAAGGTGTTTTGCCAATTTGTATTGGCAAAGCAACAAAAATAGTGGAGTATCTGACCGAAAAATCCAAATCTTATGATGCAGAGGTTACCCTCGGAATCTCTACAACGACAGAGGATCAAACCGGAGATATTATCACGAAAAAGCCAGTTGCCACAACCATTAGTGAAGCAATGATCGACGATGTTTTAGAAAAATTGACAGGGAATATCAGTCAAATCCCGCCGATGTATTCAGCAGTTAAAGTAAACGGGAAAAAGCTTTACGAGTATGCTCGTGCAGGAATTGAAATCGAAAGGCCGGAAAGAACTGTAACGATCCATGAATTGAAGCGAACGTCGGATATTAATCAGAACGACAGCAAAGTTTCTTTCCGTTTCAGAGTACATTGCTCAAAAGGGACGTATGTAAGAACTTTAGCTGTTACGATAGGAGAGATGCTCGGATATCCTGCGCATATGTCCCATTTGGTTCGGACGGCATCAGGGGATTTTACTTTAGATGAATGTGTTACATTTGAAGAAATAATAGAAAAAATTGAAACCGGCGTTAAGGATGATCTTTTGCTGCCGATCGAACGAGCACTTAATCATTTGCCGAAATGGGTAATAAGTGATACATTAGCTAAGAAAGTAGAAAACGGCGCTGTACTGGAAATTCCCGAACAGTTCCGGAACTTAGGGGAAAGCGATAGAGTAGTTATTTATTCAAAAGAAGGCTTATGCATGGCTATTTACCAGCTGCACCCTTCAAAACCGGGACTGCTCAAACCTGCGAAAGTACTGGCAGGAAACTCGTAA